CCGCACCGGCGGGCTCGAGGACGTCGTCGAGGACGGAGTATCCGGTCTCCTCGTCGAGCCGTCCCATCCGAACGCGCTCGCGCGCGCGGTGGAGCGGTACTTCGACGACGATCTCGGGCCGGTGCTTCGCGAGGGAGTCGCGCGGGTGCGCGGACGCTTCACGTGGGACGCGCTCGTCACGGCGCTCCGGGAGCTCGCGGAACAGTGTCCGTGAGCGAGAGGAAGGCTGCTCCGGGCCCGGCTCCCGCCGCGCCGGTCTGGGCGGTGATCCTTGCCCACAACGAGCTCTCCTACACGCGCGAGTGCCTCACCTCGATCCTCGCGCTGGATCCGCCGGCGGACCGCGTGCTCCTCGTGGACAACGCCTCCACCGACGGCACCGCCGCGCGCGTCGCGGACGAGTTCCCGCGGGTCGACGTGCTCGCGCTCCCCGAGAACCGCTACTTCGCGGGGGGCGTGAACGCGGGGATCGAGCGCGCGCTCGCGGGAGGCGCCGGCTCCGTGCTCCTCCTCAACAACGATCTCGTGCTCGAGCGGGAAGCGCTCGGGATCCTGGCGCGCGCGCTCGAGGCGGACCCCTCTCGCGGCGGCGTGGGCCCGAAGCTCTTCTTCTACGATCCCCCCGACCGGATCTGGTTCGCGGGAGGCGTCCGCTCGCGGGGCACGGGGCTCCTCCGCCACCGGGGCGTCCACCGGAAGGACGACGGCTTCCGCGACTCCGCCCGAGGGGTGGACTACCTCTCCGGCGCCGCGGTGCTCCTCTCGCGACGCGCGCTCGAGACGACCGGGCTCCTCGACCCCTCGTACGTGATGTACGTCGAGGACGCGGACTGGTCGGCGCGCGCGCGCCGCGCGGGATTCACGCTCTGGTACGAGCCCGCGGCGCGCGGGTGGCACCACGTGTCGGTGACGAGCGGCGGCGGGCTCACGCCGCTCAAGGCGTACTTCCGCCTGCGGAGCGGGGCCCTCTACCTCTCGCGCTACGCGGCGGCCTGGGAGCGTCCGCTCGCGTGGCTCTCCTACGGCGCGTGGACCGCGGCGCTCCTCGCGCGCGCGGCGCTCTCGGGTCGCGGCGACGCGGCGCGCGCCCTCCTCCTG
This sequence is a window from Candidatus Eisenbacteria bacterium. Protein-coding genes within it:
- a CDS encoding glycosyltransferase family 2 protein; this encodes MSERKAAPGPAPAAPVWAVILAHNELSYTRECLTSILALDPPADRVLLVDNASTDGTAARVADEFPRVDVLALPENRYFAGGVNAGIERALAGGAGSVLLLNNDLVLEREALGILARALEADPSRGGVGPKLFFYDPPDRIWFAGGVRSRGTGLLRHRGVHRKDDGFRDSARGVDYLSGAAVLLSRRALETTGLLDPSYVMYVEDADWSARARRAGFTLWYEPAARGWHHVSVTSGGGLTPLKAYFRLRSGALYLSRYAAAWERPLAWLSYGAWTAALLARAALSGRGDAARALLLGFADFTRILLGGTPPPRTPGAFARGTARG
- a CDS encoding glycosyl transferase family 1; the protein is RTGGLEDVVEDGVSGLLVEPSHPNALARAVERYFDDDLGPVLREGVARVRGRFTWDALVTALRELAEQCP